A genomic window from Aestuariirhabdus litorea includes:
- a CDS encoding ABC transporter permease produces the protein MSIIPLAWKSLLNRRTTALLTLVSIAISVALLLGVEKLRTEAKRSFTQTLSGTDLVVGARTGPIQLMLYSIFRIGDATNSISWESYEQINANPRVAWTIPLSLGDSHRGYRVLGTNDQYLAYYRYGNRTSLQLAEGSWFKDIQDAVIGAEVARALGYGIDDPVVLAHGTGRVSFVHHDDQPFRVSGVLAPTGTPVDQTIHVSLEAIELIHEDWDSGTRAPSPSSTERRQRVQEAEHQHETEHEHEQELEKGQDKEHAHHHALEPGSITAALVGLKSRATTLLVQREINEYRGEPLLAIIPGVTLRQLWSLVGAVEQALLLISSLVVIAGLIGMLTSLLTSLNERRREMAILRALGARPRHIFSLMLCESVLLAGAGSLLGAGVLYLMLLALQPLISQAYGIEIAISAPTAYDLGILTAVILGALIVGLLPAWRAYRQSLSDGLSPRT, from the coding sequence ATGTCCATCATTCCACTGGCCTGGAAAAGCCTGCTTAACCGCCGCACGACGGCGCTGCTGACACTGGTCTCTATTGCCATCAGCGTAGCCCTGCTGCTGGGGGTGGAGAAGCTGCGCACCGAAGCCAAGCGCAGTTTCACACAAACCCTGTCGGGTACCGACCTGGTCGTTGGGGCTCGTACCGGACCGATCCAGCTGATGCTCTACTCCATTTTCCGCATCGGTGACGCCACTAACTCCATCTCCTGGGAGAGTTATGAGCAGATCAACGCCAACCCCCGGGTCGCCTGGACGATTCCCCTTTCCCTAGGGGATTCCCATCGCGGATACCGGGTATTGGGCACCAACGACCAGTACCTGGCGTACTACCGTTATGGTAACCGTACCTCTCTGCAGCTGGCCGAGGGCAGTTGGTTTAAGGATATCCAGGATGCCGTGATCGGTGCCGAGGTCGCACGCGCGCTGGGCTACGGTATCGATGACCCGGTGGTACTGGCCCATGGCACCGGTCGCGTCAGTTTCGTCCACCACGACGACCAACCCTTTCGGGTCAGCGGCGTCCTGGCCCCCACCGGCACCCCGGTAGACCAGACCATTCATGTTTCCCTGGAGGCGATCGAACTGATCCATGAGGACTGGGATAGCGGAACCCGCGCCCCCTCTCCCTCATCCACAGAGCGGCGCCAGCGCGTGCAAGAAGCCGAGCACCAGCACGAGACGGAGCACGAGCACGAACAGGAGCTCGAAAAAGGACAGGACAAGGAACACGCCCATCACCACGCACTCGAGCCGGGCTCCATCACCGCCGCACTGGTGGGGCTAAAATCCCGTGCCACGACCCTGTTGGTGCAACGTGAGATCAACGAATACAGGGGGGAGCCCCTGCTGGCCATTATCCCCGGCGTCACCCTCCGTCAGCTATGGAGTCTGGTCGGGGCCGTCGAACAGGCGCTACTCCTGATCTCCAGCCTGGTGGTGATCGCCGGCTTGATCGGTATGCTGACCAGCCTTCTGACCTCGTTGAATGAGCGACGCCGGGAGATGGCGATCCTGCGCGCACTGGGTGCGCGTCCGCGGCACATCTTCTCGCTGATGCTGTGCGAGTCGGTACTCCTGGCCGGCGCCGGTAGCCTGCTGGGGGCTGGAGTGCTCTACCTCATGCTGCTGGCCCTGCAACCGCTGATCAGCCAGGCCTATGGCATTGAGATTGCCATCAGCGCGCCTACGGCCTATGACCTGGGCA
- a CDS encoding ATP-binding cassette domain-containing protein, whose protein sequence is MPPSAIPAQGDATPVISMTGVTFAWPGQASLLDIERLEIAAGERVLIRGPSGSGKTSLLGLLGGVLLPNQGSISVLGHPLETLGNAERDHLRSDHIGYIFQMFNLLPYLSLVENVVLPTRFSGRRKERALGSAPSLQAEALRLLEHLGLGGSPDLLDKPVSALSIGQQQRVAAARALIGAPELLIADEPTSALDADSRERFLRLLFDECAAAHSTLLFVSHDRSLEPLFSRVIDLPQLNRAHPRSTIA, encoded by the coding sequence ATGCCCCCCTCTGCGATTCCAGCCCAAGGCGACGCAACGCCAGTGATCTCCATGACCGGGGTGACCTTTGCGTGGCCGGGTCAGGCCAGCCTCCTCGATATCGAGCGGCTGGAGATCGCTGCTGGTGAACGGGTCCTGATCCGCGGCCCCAGCGGCAGCGGAAAAACCAGCCTGCTGGGGCTGCTTGGGGGAGTCCTGCTTCCCAACCAAGGATCGATCAGCGTATTGGGACACCCCCTCGAAACACTGGGGAATGCCGAACGGGATCACCTGCGCAGCGACCACATCGGTTACATCTTCCAGATGTTCAACCTGCTGCCCTACCTGTCCCTGGTCGAGAACGTCGTACTGCCTACCCGCTTTAGTGGCCGCCGTAAGGAGCGGGCACTGGGCAGCGCCCCTTCGCTGCAGGCGGAAGCGTTGCGACTGCTGGAGCATCTCGGCCTCGGAGGATCCCCCGACCTGCTGGACAAACCGGTATCCGCATTAAGCATCGGACAGCAGCAGCGGGTTGCTGCGGCCCGCGCCCTGATCGGTGCCCCTGAGCTGTTGATCGCCGATGAGCCCACCTCGGCACTGGACGCCGACTCCCGAGAGCGCTTCCTGCGTCTGCTGTTCGATGAGTGCGCCGCGGCCCACTCGACCCTGCTGTTTGTCAGCCATGACCGCAGCCTGGAGCCCCTCTTCTCAAGGGTGATTGATCTCCCCCAGCTAAATAGGGCCCACCCGCGGAGTACCATAGCCTGA
- a CDS encoding DUF2069 domain-containing protein — protein sequence MSIDLLARKAHRAHVTSRLLYLALLVSISLWTFIIDPPKVDHLLSVWLVQAVPLLLFLPAVLSGAPKAHAWLCFVVLFYFTAGVLHTFANPYGAFGWLESILSTLLFCSSMMYVRWKYQLINRRQGA from the coding sequence GTGAGTATTGACCTCCTTGCCCGCAAGGCCCACAGGGCCCACGTCACCAGCCGACTGCTCTATCTGGCGCTGCTGGTCAGTATCAGCCTCTGGACCTTTATCATCGACCCGCCCAAGGTCGACCACTTACTGAGCGTCTGGCTGGTGCAGGCGGTTCCCCTGCTGCTGTTTCTGCCGGCGGTACTGAGCGGAGCCCCCAAGGCCCACGCCTGGCTCTGCTTCGTGGTGCTGTTCTACTTCACCGCCGGAGTACTGCACACCTTCGCTAACCCCTACGGCGCTTTCGGCTGGCTGGAGTCGATCCTCAGTACCCTGCTGTTCTGCAGCTCCATGATGTACGTACGCTGGAAATACCAACTGATCAACCGGCGCCAGGGGGCCTGA
- the wrbA gene encoding NAD(P)H:quinone oxidoreductase yields MSEPYVLVLYYSRHGATAEMASWIARGIERESGMEARLRTVPAVSALCEASEPAIPESGAVYCSEEDLRHCAGLVLGSPTRFGNMAAPLKYFIDSTSALWLTGALIDKPAAAFTSTSSLHGGQESTLLSMLLPLLHHGMLYCGLPYSESELMRTTSGGTPYGASHFAGADNSQPLSQEEQHLCQALGQRVARIALQLRGGRQ; encoded by the coding sequence ATGTCAGAGCCCTATGTACTGGTGCTTTACTACAGCCGTCACGGCGCCACCGCCGAGATGGCAAGCTGGATTGCCCGTGGCATTGAGCGCGAGTCCGGCATGGAGGCAAGGCTACGGACCGTGCCCGCAGTTTCTGCCCTGTGTGAGGCGAGCGAGCCGGCGATTCCCGAGTCCGGAGCGGTCTATTGCAGCGAAGAGGATCTGCGGCACTGCGCCGGGCTGGTACTTGGCAGCCCGACCCGTTTCGGCAATATGGCCGCGCCTCTCAAATACTTTATCGACAGCACCAGCGCCCTCTGGCTCACCGGCGCCCTGATCGACAAGCCGGCCGCCGCCTTCACCTCCACCTCCAGTCTGCATGGCGGTCAGGAGAGTACGCTGCTCAGTATGCTGCTCCCCCTGCTCCACCACGGCATGCTCTATTGCGGACTGCCCTACAGCGAAAGCGAATTGATGCGCACCACCAGCGGAGGCACCCCCTACGGCGCCAGCCACTTTGCAGGGGCCGACAACAGCCAGCCTTTGAGCCAGGAGGAGCAGCATCTCTGCCAGGCACTGGGACAACGGGTAGCCCGTATCGCCCTTCAGCTGCGAGGGGGCCGCCAGTGA
- the arsC gene encoding arsenate reductase (glutaredoxin) (This arsenate reductase requires both glutathione and glutaredoxin to convert arsenate to arsenite, after which the efflux transporter formed by ArsA and ArsB can extrude the arsenite from the cell, providing resistance.): MTDLVIYHNPRCSKSRQTLQLLEERGLTPSVVLYLETPPDATTLKGLLKQLGMDSARLLMRTGETEYREMGLSRPDCSEQELIEAMVQCPRLIERPIVVKGEQARVGRPPESVLEII, from the coding sequence ATGACCGACCTTGTCATCTACCACAATCCGCGCTGTTCCAAATCGCGCCAGACCCTACAGCTGCTCGAGGAGCGGGGACTCACCCCCTCTGTGGTGCTCTACCTTGAGACCCCGCCCGATGCCACCACCCTGAAAGGCCTGCTCAAACAGCTGGGCATGGACTCTGCTCGCCTGCTGATGCGTACCGGCGAGACGGAATACAGGGAGATGGGACTGAGCCGCCCCGACTGTTCCGAGCAGGAGCTGATCGAGGCGATGGTGCAGTGCCCCCGGCTGATTGAGCGCCCCATCGTGGTGAAAGGCGAGCAGGCCCGGGTGGGACGCCCACCGGAATCCGTTCTGGAGATTATTTGA
- a CDS encoding YihY family inner membrane protein, with the protein MVKIESALHYLRYLLRRFAEDGCLQRASALTYTTLFAVVPMMTVTYSMLSAIPSFQGVGEQIQSYIFQNFVPSAGATVEQYLEGFSHQARQLTAVGVVFLIVTAFLMLRSIESALNAIWRVEQGRRGLSGFLLYWAILSLGPLLLGLGFVLTSYVTSLKLFTDTTEMLGLGSWLFQVLPFCMSVAAFCLIYMAVPNRKVLFRHAFVGGVLVSLMLEVAKALFGLFISLSPSYQLIYGAFAAVPLFLLWIYLGWLIVLIGAELVRSLSDLPAIMIRNPLPNTLQALLVLEAFDRAFSEGKPMGRELYQQRRPISMEQWECCCRALAHQGLLREEEEGDWVLSRNLATVELWPLIRRLPWGLPSADALKAIREPLPSWLTELLEQLQRFDAAGRERFSTSLSGLFKESPAVEVEARDRNTPS; encoded by the coding sequence ATGGTGAAGATTGAGAGCGCACTGCACTATCTGCGCTATCTGTTGCGGCGCTTTGCCGAGGATGGCTGTCTGCAGCGGGCCTCAGCACTCACCTACACTACCCTGTTTGCGGTGGTGCCCATGATGACGGTCACCTACAGCATGCTTTCTGCCATTCCCTCCTTTCAGGGGGTAGGGGAGCAGATCCAGAGTTATATCTTCCAGAACTTTGTGCCTTCGGCCGGGGCGACAGTGGAGCAGTACCTGGAAGGGTTCTCCCACCAGGCGCGCCAGCTGACGGCTGTCGGTGTAGTGTTTTTGATCGTGACCGCCTTTTTGATGCTGCGCAGCATCGAAAGTGCGCTCAATGCTATCTGGCGGGTAGAGCAGGGCCGCCGCGGACTCTCTGGTTTTCTACTGTACTGGGCGATCCTCAGTCTTGGACCGCTGCTGCTGGGGTTGGGGTTTGTGCTCACCTCCTATGTCACTTCCCTTAAGCTCTTTACCGACACCACAGAGATGCTGGGGTTGGGGAGCTGGCTATTCCAGGTGTTGCCCTTTTGCATGAGTGTGGCGGCTTTTTGCCTTATCTATATGGCGGTACCCAACCGCAAGGTGCTCTTTCGCCATGCCTTTGTCGGGGGGGTACTGGTGTCGCTGATGCTGGAGGTGGCAAAGGCGCTGTTTGGGCTGTTTATCTCCCTCTCGCCCTCCTATCAGCTGATCTACGGAGCCTTCGCAGCGGTTCCCCTGTTTCTTTTGTGGATCTATCTGGGGTGGCTGATCGTGTTGATTGGTGCGGAGCTGGTCAGGAGCCTGAGCGACCTGCCCGCGATCATGATTCGTAACCCTCTGCCCAACACCCTGCAGGCGCTGTTGGTGCTGGAAGCGTTTGACCGGGCGTTTTCCGAGGGAAAGCCCATGGGCCGAGAACTCTACCAGCAGCGACGGCCAATAAGCATGGAACAGTGGGAGTGTTGCTGTCGAGCGTTGGCCCATCAAGGATTATTACGCGAGGAGGAGGAGGGGGACTGGGTCCTGAGCCGAAACCTCGCAACGGTTGAACTCTGGCCGCTGATACGGAGGCTGCCCTGGGGGCTGCCCTCCGCTGATGCCCTTAAGGCTATCCGCGAGCCACTGCCCTCCTGGCTTACTGAACTATTGGAGCAGTTGCAGCGCTTTGATGCGGCGGGCAGGGAGCGCTTTTCCACCTCCCTGTCAGGTCTGTTCAAGGAATCTCCCGCCGTTGAAGTCGAGGCCAGGGACAGGAATACGCCGTCCTGA
- a CDS encoding TlpA family protein disulfide reductase: MRIVPLVLCCLISIGCSDSSFYDQHGHSVELATSGEGWTVINYWAQWCEPCRHEIPELNRLHHADNGVRVLGVSFDGADTPAELGRQIGDMGIEFPVLDRDPAAELGRERPLGLPSSWLLNSAGEVVEQRLGPQTEAELLALITGYRNEGLAEASGN, translated from the coding sequence ATGAGAATAGTTCCACTCGTACTTTGTTGTCTAATCAGTATTGGTTGTAGTGATAGCTCTTTTTATGACCAGCACGGTCATAGTGTCGAGTTGGCTACCTCCGGTGAGGGGTGGACGGTGATCAATTACTGGGCGCAGTGGTGTGAGCCCTGCCGGCATGAGATCCCGGAACTTAACCGCCTTCATCACGCCGATAATGGCGTCCGGGTACTGGGTGTCTCCTTTGATGGTGCCGATACCCCTGCGGAGCTTGGCCGGCAGATTGGGGATATGGGCATCGAGTTTCCGGTACTGGATCGTGACCCCGCTGCCGAGTTGGGGCGTGAACGTCCCCTGGGGCTGCCCTCCAGCTGGCTACTCAACAGTGCAGGGGAAGTGGTGGAGCAGCGTCTTGGGCCTCAGACCGAAGCGGAGTTGCTGGCGCTAATAACCGGTTACCGTAATGAAGGGCTGGCGGAAGCCTCGGGCAACTGA
- a CDS encoding acylphosphatase, whose product MENRIYRKAVVSGKVQGVWYRASTQRRAQQLKLEGWARNLSNGDVEVLVCGASGEVDELLRWLHQGPPLARVKSVEVEAVEPVACEGFTTG is encoded by the coding sequence ATGGAGAATCGGATATATCGCAAGGCGGTGGTGAGCGGCAAGGTACAGGGCGTCTGGTACCGTGCCTCCACCCAGCGGCGGGCACAGCAGCTCAAGCTGGAGGGCTGGGCACGAAACCTGAGTAACGGCGATGTCGAGGTGTTGGTCTGTGGTGCCTCCGGTGAGGTGGACGAGCTGCTGCGCTGGCTTCATCAGGGCCCGCCTCTGGCGAGGGTCAAGTCGGTGGAGGTGGAGGCGGTAGAGCCGGTTGCCTGTGAGGGCTTTACCACCGGTTAG
- a CDS encoding lytic transglycosylase domain-containing protein, which yields MNRIPPLTAWRQHPLKVGLLLLMLVSPLPPALAEEGVAVDQALRSLLADTVNSADSFEDRFDAQVWLLDMSSRLERLIPDHNRRLDLLRQVHREATRAKLQPELVIALIQVESGFNRYAVSSAGAQGLMQVMPFWKNEIGRPEDNLTDIATNLRYGCTILAYYLEKEKGNLIRGLARYNGSLGKTWYPERVMTAWYDHWYVHES from the coding sequence ATGAACCGGATACCGCCACTGACCGCATGGAGGCAGCACCCCCTGAAAGTGGGACTGTTGCTCTTGATGCTGGTATCTCCCCTGCCGCCAGCCCTGGCGGAAGAGGGGGTGGCGGTTGACCAGGCGCTACGCTCCCTGCTGGCCGACACCGTCAACAGTGCCGATAGTTTCGAGGATCGCTTTGATGCGCAGGTCTGGCTACTGGATATGTCCAGCCGGCTGGAGCGCCTGATTCCAGACCACAACCGGCGGCTCGACCTGTTGCGTCAGGTCCACCGCGAAGCAACCCGAGCCAAGCTGCAGCCGGAACTGGTGATCGCCCTGATCCAGGTGGAGAGCGGTTTCAACCGCTACGCGGTCTCCTCCGCCGGCGCCCAGGGTTTGATGCAGGTAATGCCGTTTTGGAAAAATGAGATCGGCCGACCAGAAGATAACCTGACCGATATCGCCACCAATTTACGCTATGGCTGCACCATCCTCGCTTATTATCTCGAGAAGGAGAAAGGCAACCTGATCAGGGGCTTGGCGCGCTATAACGGCAGCCTCGGAAAAACCTGGTACCCCGAACGGGTAATGACGGCCTGGTACGACCACTGGTACGTTCACGAATCCTGA
- a CDS encoding proline--tRNA ligase codes for MRTTETLIPTLKETPADAAVVSHQLMLRAGMIRKLASGLYTWLPLGLRTLRKVERIVREEMDRSGAQEVLMPAVQPAELWQESGRWQQYGPELLRLSDRHQREFCVGPTHEEVITDLARSELNSYKQLPVNFYQVQTKFRDEIRPRFGLMRAREFLMKDAYSFHINQASLQETYDRMHETYCRIFDRLQLDYRPVEADSGSIGGTGSHEFHVLASSGEDAIVFSDGSDYAANIEKAEALAPAGKRPAPGATMELVDTPNAHTIAELVEQFKLPIERTVKTLIVAASEECDAEFIALLVRGDHELNEIKAENLPEVASPLRFATEAEIRAVIGAGPGSLGPVNLPIPCIVDRSVAKMADFGAGANIDNKHYFNINWGRDLGEPREADLRNVLEGDPSPCGKGKLVIKRGIEVGHIFQLGEKYSKALNATVLNEQGKEVVMTMGCYGIGVSRVVAASIEQNHDEQGIIWPDAIAPYQIGIVPMQMDRSELVRETTETLYSELKAAGFDVLLDDRDKKTSPGVKFAEMELIGIPHRLVIGERGLKEGLVEYKHRRDSDKQDIPLDNLLAFLKERISL; via the coding sequence ATGCGCACCACCGAAACACTCATCCCTACCCTTAAGGAAACCCCTGCCGATGCCGCAGTGGTAAGCCATCAGTTGATGCTGCGGGCGGGCATGATACGCAAGCTCGCCTCCGGCCTTTATACCTGGCTTCCTCTTGGGCTACGTACCCTGCGCAAAGTGGAGCGCATCGTCCGTGAGGAGATGGATCGCAGCGGCGCCCAGGAGGTGCTGATGCCAGCGGTTCAACCCGCCGAGCTGTGGCAGGAATCCGGTCGCTGGCAGCAGTACGGCCCCGAGCTGCTGCGCTTGTCGGACCGCCACCAGCGAGAGTTCTGTGTTGGCCCTACCCACGAGGAGGTGATTACCGACCTCGCCCGTAGTGAGCTCAACAGCTATAAGCAGTTGCCGGTCAACTTCTACCAGGTGCAGACCAAGTTCCGCGACGAAATCCGCCCCCGCTTCGGCCTGATGCGCGCCCGCGAGTTCCTGATGAAGGATGCCTACTCCTTCCATATTAACCAGGCCTCCCTGCAGGAGACCTATGACCGCATGCACGAGACCTACTGCCGCATCTTCGATCGCCTGCAGCTGGACTACCGTCCCGTAGAGGCTGACAGCGGCTCCATCGGCGGCACCGGCTCCCATGAGTTCCACGTCCTCGCCTCCTCCGGCGAGGATGCCATTGTCTTCAGTGATGGTAGCGACTACGCCGCCAACATCGAGAAGGCCGAAGCGCTCGCCCCCGCCGGTAAGCGCCCTGCCCCTGGCGCAACCATGGAGCTGGTCGACACCCCCAACGCCCACACTATCGCCGAGCTGGTTGAGCAGTTCAAACTGCCAATTGAGCGCACCGTCAAAACCCTGATCGTAGCGGCCAGCGAGGAGTGTGATGCCGAATTTATCGCCCTGCTGGTACGGGGTGACCACGAGTTGAATGAGATTAAGGCGGAAAACCTGCCCGAGGTCGCCAGTCCCCTGCGCTTTGCCACCGAAGCGGAGATTCGGGCAGTGATCGGTGCCGGCCCCGGCTCCCTTGGCCCCGTCAACCTGCCGATTCCCTGCATCGTCGACCGCAGTGTCGCGAAAATGGCCGACTTCGGGGCCGGCGCCAATATAGACAATAAGCACTACTTCAATATCAACTGGGGTCGCGACCTCGGCGAGCCCCGGGAAGCCGACCTGCGTAACGTACTGGAAGGCGACCCCAGCCCCTGCGGCAAGGGCAAGCTGGTAATCAAGCGGGGTATTGAGGTGGGTCACATCTTCCAGCTCGGAGAGAAGTACAGCAAGGCGCTCAACGCCACCGTACTCAACGAGCAGGGCAAAGAGGTGGTGATGACCATGGGTTGCTACGGTATCGGGGTTTCCCGTGTGGTGGCGGCCTCCATCGAACAGAACCACGACGAGCAGGGCATCATCTGGCCCGACGCCATCGCCCCCTATCAGATCGGCATCGTCCCCATGCAGATGGACCGCTCCGAGCTGGTTCGCGAAACCACCGAAACCCTCTATAGTGAACTCAAGGCCGCTGGCTTCGACGTATTGCTGGACGATCGCGACAAAAAGACCAGCCCCGGCGTGAAATTTGCCGAGATGGAACTGATCGGCATCCCCCACCGCCTGGTGATCGGGGAGCGCGGCCTCAAGGAGGGGCTGGTGGAGTACAAGCACCGGCGTGACAGCGACAAGCAGGATATTCCGTTGGATAACCTGCTGGCATTCCTCAAAGAGCGGATCAGCCTCTGA
- a CDS encoding HIT domain-containing protein yields the protein MDEYQLDPQLSRDTLRVGEFPLCSLLLMNDNHYPWFILVPRRAGVQEIYQLAEEDRQQLLWESCYVSEKLKDLYSADKMNLAALGNMVPQLHLHHVVRYKTDAAWPAPVWGAVKATPYTEQQLAETMQRLKLVFTDQFEFAG from the coding sequence ATGGATGAGTATCAACTGGATCCGCAACTGAGTCGCGATACCCTCAGGGTGGGGGAGTTCCCGCTTTGCTCTCTGCTGCTGATGAACGATAACCACTACCCCTGGTTTATCCTGGTCCCCAGGCGCGCCGGGGTTCAGGAGATCTACCAGCTGGCCGAGGAGGATCGCCAGCAGCTGCTGTGGGAGTCCTGTTACGTCAGTGAGAAGCTCAAGGATCTTTACTCGGCGGATAAGATGAACCTGGCTGCCCTGGGGAATATGGTGCCTCAGCTGCACCTGCATCATGTGGTCCGATATAAGACAGACGCGGCCTGGCCAGCTCCGGTGTGGGGGGCGGTCAAGGCGACCCCCTATACCGAGCAACAGCTGGCAGAGACCATGCAACGTTTAAAACTGGTCTTTACGGATCAGTTTGAGTTCGCAGGGTAG
- a CDS encoding SlyX family protein: MTKSISQEQDVGGLSEQLSSQLVELQTQLAFQEDTIDALNAVVTRQQQQIDRMAVQLESLKKRFESLPDTLGEEVPDQPPPHY; the protein is encoded by the coding sequence ATGACGAAATCCATCAGTCAGGAGCAAGATGTCGGGGGGCTTTCCGAACAGCTGAGTTCGCAGCTGGTAGAGCTGCAAACCCAGTTAGCGTTTCAGGAGGATACCATCGACGCCCTTAATGCGGTGGTGACACGCCAGCAGCAGCAGATTGACCGCATGGCCGTGCAGCTGGAAAGTTTAAAAAAGCGCTTCGAGTCCCTTCCCGATACGCTTGGGGAAGAGGTTCCCGACCAGCCCCCTCCCCACTATTGA
- a CDS encoding cold-shock protein, whose protein sequence is MLLKYCHLTVGLLLLLLGLLSGSLLSTLYPHVYPGYSAAQLMAQPTTLLLITVATANLLLGIYFTGARHPLQRVAASTGSVLIVIGSIMVATERFGRLDEALNIQLLALSAWLLAAGACLHLLSRQPWLKRLASPAIKGKRVSSGREEGEVKWFNVSKGFGFITRPSGDDIFVHFRSIRGEGHRTLSDGQRVSFVVTQREKGLQAEDVTPV, encoded by the coding sequence ATGCTGTTAAAGTATTGTCATCTCACTGTTGGCCTGCTCCTGTTGCTATTAGGCCTCTTAAGCGGCAGCTTGCTGTCGACACTCTACCCCCACGTCTACCCCGGTTACTCTGCCGCGCAACTGATGGCTCAGCCCACCACGCTTCTGTTAATTACCGTAGCCACGGCCAACCTGTTACTGGGTATCTATTTCACCGGCGCCCGCCATCCCCTTCAACGCGTAGCCGCTTCGACCGGCTCTGTGCTGATTGTTATCGGCTCCATCATGGTCGCCACCGAGCGCTTCGGCCGCCTCGACGAAGCCCTTAACATCCAGCTATTGGCACTTTCGGCCTGGCTGCTGGCCGCCGGCGCCTGCCTGCATCTTCTGTCACGCCAACCCTGGTTGAAGCGCCTGGCCTCACCGGCCATCAAAGGCAAGCGCGTCAGCAGCGGTCGTGAGGAGGGTGAGGTGAAATGGTTTAATGTCTCCAAGGGGTTTGGGTTTATTACCCGCCCCTCGGGTGACGATATTTTCGTTCACTTCCGCTCTATCCGCGGGGAGGGGCACCGAACCCTGTCCGACGGACAGAGGGTAAGCTTTGTGGTTACCCAACGTGAAAAGGGGCTGCAAGCGGAAGATGTAACCCCTGTTTAG
- a CDS encoding HU family DNA-binding protein yields the protein MAEQKRKATAIKERYTKTQIVGELADNTGLSKKEVSAVLEELSVLMERHVKKRACGEFTLPGLFKVTTVKKPAVKERKGINPFTGEETTFKAKPATTQVKVRPLKKLKDFALS from the coding sequence ATGGCAGAGCAGAAGCGCAAAGCAACCGCAATTAAAGAGCGTTATACCAAGACCCAGATTGTGGGTGAACTGGCGGACAACACCGGCCTGAGCAAAAAGGAGGTGTCGGCTGTACTGGAGGAGTTGTCGGTACTGATGGAACGTCATGTTAAAAAGCGCGCTTGCGGTGAGTTTACCCTGCCAGGGCTGTTTAAGGTGACAACGGTAAAAAAACCAGCCGTCAAGGAGCGTAAAGGGATTAATCCCTTTACCGGCGAAGAGACCACCTTCAAAGCCAAGCCTGCCACTACACAGGTTAAGGTGCGCCCCCTGAAGAAGCTCAAGGATTTTGCATTGAGTTGA